Proteins encoded in a region of the Megalops cyprinoides isolate fMegCyp1 chromosome 3, fMegCyp1.pri, whole genome shotgun sequence genome:
- the stard13a gene encoding stAR-related lipid transfer protein 13 isoform X3, translating into MMFEEVPGETPDSEVLDTMTQETPDLYLSLHPRRRLSGYRLGRLIARQQLLRKIAGEIEAKEACDWLRAAGFPQYAHLYEDSQFPIDISAVKKDHDFLDKDLVEPLCRRLNTLNKCASMKLDVSLPKKKSEDSDEEDLFAISNRWTFEWSSRRWSRLQDIDCFLGGVERQHAGSVGGGLRAAASSESVLTDLSEPEVSSLHSESSGASGHRDSPDSAPGMPDSTSLTLPQVPREIPHYGSLPAKGGRHGRTRAKDFLRRMEVLRSRGKPGHKALVISAPVLQQESEALRTLRCVEIINGEAHPPPGGGGGGAPPSQSSGEGSGPSETSGSAVSTPCLKERRPHRGVHKRSGMYLEDVDVLTGGQARRAGEQSRRSSFRSYEDLVVHVPKDHKPGTFPRALSIESLSPTGGGPVSWRAGVLGAEPRFPLGAKEPRPVTQCCPRGSRISVYDNVPGSHLYASTGDLMDLEKEDLFPHLDDVLQHVSGLQQIVDHWSQNVLPEGGVGGASGLQSSSQITLDFEGNSVLEGQTTPSDGDKDGVSLNDTDSTEMRERRDSGVGASLTRPTRLRWPSFRISNHLSQSGASLQITSQSAAQLSLLQKFSLLRLTAIMEKYSMSNKHGWTWSVPKFMKRVKVPDYKDKNVFGVPLIVHVQRSGQPLPLSVQQALRYLRSQCLDQVGLFRKSGVKSRIQTLRQMNENSPDNVNYEDQSAYDVADMVKQFFRDLPEPLLTSKLGETFLHIYQYVPKDQRLQAVQAAIMLMSDENREVLQTLLCFLSDVTSSVEENQMTPMNIAVCLAPSLFHLNILKKDNLSPRAMQKKYATGRPDQKDLNENLAATQGLAHMITECNRLFEIPHEMVTQSRNSYVEADLSAPSLEELCKQLEEEDGSYHTHVDGLFQNLLREARDKSKVWVSCPSADNTEVYYKKVGDGNPLRRWRVMAEVEAPPSVVLNRVLRERHLWDVDLLQWKVIETLDKQTEVYQYVLSRMPPHPSRDFVVLRSWRTDMPKGTCALVSVSVDHEDSPAMGGVRGMVLESQYLLEPCGSGKSRLTHICRIDLKGRAPEWYNKAFGHLCAAEAARIRDSFQPLDSDGPETKI; encoded by the exons GCGGCTCAACACGCTGAACAAGTGCGCCTCTATGAAACTGGACGTGAGCCTTCCCAAAAAGAAG aGTGAAGACTCAGATGAGGAAGACCTGTTTGCAATCAGTAACAGATGGACCTTTGAGTGGAGCAGCCGGCGGTGGTCCCGACTGCAGGACATCGACTGTTTCCTGGGGGGCGTAGAGAGGCAGCACGCAGGCAGCGTCGGTGGGGGGCTGAGAGCGGCGGCCAGCAGCGAGAGCGTGCTGACGGACCTGAGCGAGCCCGAGGTCTCCTCCCTGCACAGCGAGAGCAGCGGGGCCAGCGGGCACCGGGACAGCCCGGACTCCGCCCCCGGCATGCCCGACTCCACCTCCCTCACCCTGCCGCAGGTGCCCAGGGAGATCCCGCACTACGGCTCGCTGCCCGCCAAGGGCGGCCGGCACGGGCGGACGCGCGCCAAGGACTTCCTGCGGCGCATGGAGGTGCTGCGCTCGCGGGGCAAGCCCGGCCACAAGGCGCTGGTCATCAGCGCGCCCGTCCTGCAGCAGGAGTCGGAGGCGCTGCGCACGCTGCGCTGCGTGGAGATCATCAACGGCGAGGCACACCCGCCCCCTGGCGGCGGTGGCGGAGGCGCCCCGCCCTCCCAGTCCAGCGGCGAGGGCAGCGGCCCCTCGGAGACCAGCGGCAGCGCGGTCAGCACCCCCTGCCTGAAGGAGCGGCGGCCTCACCGGGGCGTCCACAAGCGCAGCGGCATGTACCTGGAGGACGTGGACGTCCTGACGGGGGGCCAGGCCAGGCGGGCCGGCGAGCAGAGCCGGCGGAGCAGCTTCCGCTCCTACGAGGACCTGGTGGTGCACGTGCCCAAGGACCACAAGCCCGGCACCTTCCCCCGGGCGCTGTCCATCGAGAGCCTGTCGCCCACTGGCGGCGGGCCGGTGAGCTGGCGGGCGGGTGTCCTGGGCGCCGAGCCCCGCTTCCCCCTCGGCGCCAAGGAGCCGCGGCCCGTCACCCAGTGCTGCCCGCGGGGCAGCCGGATCAGTGTGTACGACAACGTGCCCGGCTCCCACCTGTACGCCAGCACGGGCGACCTCATGGACCTGGAGAAGGAGGACCTTTTCCCCCACCTGGACGACGTACTGCAGCACGTCAGCGGCCTGCAGCAGATTGTGGACCACTGGTCCCAAAACGTGCTGCCGGAGGGCGGCGTGGGGGGGGCATCCGGGCTACAGTCCTCCAGCCAGATCACGCTGGACTTCGAGGGGAACTCGGTGCTGGAGGGCCAGACCACGCCCAGCGACGGGGACAAGGACGGGGTGTCCCTCAACGACACGGACTCGACAGAAATGAGGGAGAGGCGGGACTCGGGGGTGGGGGCGTCACTCACCAGGCCCACTCG ACTGCGCTGGCCCAGCTTCAGGATCTCCAATcacctcagccaatcaggggcTTCGCTGCAGatcaccagccaatcagctgcccAGCTCAGCTTGCTGCAGAAGTTCTCTTTGCTGCGCCTCACTGCAATCATGGAAAAGTATTCAATGTCCAACAAGCATGGCTGGACCTG GTCGGTCCCTAAGTTCATGAAGAGGGTGAAGGTGCCGGACTACAAGGACAAGAACGTTTTTGGTGTCCCCCTGATTGTCCACGTCCAGCGGTCTGGTCAGCCACTACCCCTCAGTGTGCAGCAGGCCCTGCGCTACCTGAGGAGCCAATGTCTGGACCAG GTTGGTCTTTTCCGAAAGTCAGGAGTGAAGTCACGCATCCAGACGCTGAGACAGATGAACGAGAACTCACCCGACAACGTTAACTATGAGGACCAGTCAGCCTACGATGTGGCGGATATGGTGAAGCAGTTCTTCAGAGACCTGCCAGAGCCACTGCTCACGAGCAAGCTGGGAGAGACTTTCCTGCACATCTACCAAT ACGTGCCGAAGGACCAGCGCCTGCAGGCGGTGCAGGCTGCCATCATGCTGATGTCTGATGAGAACAGGGAGGTCCTGCAGACGCTGCTGTGCTTCCTGAGTGACGTCACCTCCTCCGTGGAGGAGAACCAGATGACACCTATGAACATTGCCGTCTGCCTGGCGCCCTCGCTCTTCCACCTCAACATTCTGAAGAAGGACAACTTGTCACCCAG GGCCATGCAGAAGAAGTATGCCACAGGGCGACCAGATCAGAAGGACCTGAATGAGAACCTGGCTGCGACCCAAGGGCTGGCTCACATGATCACCGAGTGCAACCGGCTCTTTGAG ATCCCGCACGAGATGGTGACGCAGTCGCGGAACTCGTACGTTGAGGCAGACCTCTCTGCGCCCTCGCTGGAGGAGCTGTGCAAGCAGCTGGAAGAGGAGGACGGCTCCTACCACACCCACGTGGACGGGCTGTTCCAGAACCTGCTGAGAGAGGCCCGAGATAAGTCCAAAGTCTGGGTGTCCTGCCCCAGCGCAGACAACACAGAGGTGTACTACAAGAAG GTGGGGGATGGTAACCCCCTGCGGCGGTGGCGGGTGATGGCGGAGGTGGAGGCCCCGCCCTCGGTGGTGCTGAACCGCGTGCTGCGAGAGCGCCACCTGTGGGACGTGGACCTGCTGCAGTGGAAGGTGATCGAGACGCTGGACAAGCAGACGGAGGTGTACCAGTACGTGCTCAGCCGCATGCCCCCGCACCCCAGCCGCGACTTTGTGGTGCTGAG GTCGTGGAGGACGGACATGCCGAAGGGCACCTGCGCCCTGGTTTCGGTATCGGTGGACCACGAGGACTCCCCGGCCATGGGTGGGGTGCGGGGGATGGTTCTGGAGTCACAGTACCTGCTGGAACCGTGTGGCTCAGGGAAATCCCGGCTCACTCACATATGCAGGATTGACCTAAA aggaaggGCTCCTGAATGGTACAACAAGGCATTCGGGCACCTCTGCGCCGCTGAGGCTGCCCGCATCCGCGACTCCTTCCAACCGCTGGACAGCGACGGGCCGGAGACCAAGATCTGA
- the stard13a gene encoding stAR-related lipid transfer protein 13 isoform X5: protein MKIPKIEAKEACDWLRAAGFPQYAHLYEDSQFPIDISAVKKDHDFLDKDLVEPLCRRLNTLNKCASMKLDVSLPKKKSEDSDEEDLFAISNRWTFEWSSRRWSRLQDIDCFLGGVERQHAGSVGGGLRAAASSESVLTDLSEPEVSSLHSESSGASGHRDSPDSAPGMPDSTSLTLPQVPREIPHYGSLPAKGGRHGRTRAKDFLRRMEVLRSRGKPGHKALVISAPVLQQESEALRTLRCVEIINGEAHPPPGGGGGGAPPSQSSGEGSGPSETSGSAVSTPCLKERRPHRGVHKRSGMYLEDVDVLTGGQARRAGEQSRRSSFRSYEDLVVHVPKDHKPGTFPRALSIESLSPTGGGPVSWRAGVLGAEPRFPLGAKEPRPVTQCCPRGSRISVYDNVPGSHLYASTGDLMDLEKEDLFPHLDDVLQHVSGLQQIVDHWSQNVLPEGGVGGASGLQSSSQITLDFEGNSVLEGQTTPSDGDKDGVSLNDTDSTEMRERRDSGVGASLTRPTRLRWPSFRISNHLSQSGASLQITSQSAAQLSLLQKFSLLRLTAIMEKYSMSNKHGWTWSVPKFMKRVKVPDYKDKNVFGVPLIVHVQRSGQPLPLSVQQALRYLRSQCLDQVGLFRKSGVKSRIQTLRQMNENSPDNVNYEDQSAYDVADMVKQFFRDLPEPLLTSKLGETFLHIYQYVPKDQRLQAVQAAIMLMSDENREVLQTLLCFLSDVTSSVEENQMTPMNIAVCLAPSLFHLNILKKDNLSPRAMQKKYATGRPDQKDLNENLAATQGLAHMITECNRLFEIPHEMVTQSRNSYVEADLSAPSLEELCKQLEEEDGSYHTHVDGLFQNLLREARDKSKVWVSCPSADNTEVYYKKVGDGNPLRRWRVMAEVEAPPSVVLNRVLRERHLWDVDLLQWKVIETLDKQTEVYQYVLSRMPPHPSRDFVVLRSWRTDMPKGTCALVSVSVDHEDSPAMGGVRGMVLESQYLLEPCGSGKSRLTHICRIDLKGRAPEWYNKAFGHLCAAEAARIRDSFQPLDSDGPETKI, encoded by the exons GCGGCTCAACACGCTGAACAAGTGCGCCTCTATGAAACTGGACGTGAGCCTTCCCAAAAAGAAG aGTGAAGACTCAGATGAGGAAGACCTGTTTGCAATCAGTAACAGATGGACCTTTGAGTGGAGCAGCCGGCGGTGGTCCCGACTGCAGGACATCGACTGTTTCCTGGGGGGCGTAGAGAGGCAGCACGCAGGCAGCGTCGGTGGGGGGCTGAGAGCGGCGGCCAGCAGCGAGAGCGTGCTGACGGACCTGAGCGAGCCCGAGGTCTCCTCCCTGCACAGCGAGAGCAGCGGGGCCAGCGGGCACCGGGACAGCCCGGACTCCGCCCCCGGCATGCCCGACTCCACCTCCCTCACCCTGCCGCAGGTGCCCAGGGAGATCCCGCACTACGGCTCGCTGCCCGCCAAGGGCGGCCGGCACGGGCGGACGCGCGCCAAGGACTTCCTGCGGCGCATGGAGGTGCTGCGCTCGCGGGGCAAGCCCGGCCACAAGGCGCTGGTCATCAGCGCGCCCGTCCTGCAGCAGGAGTCGGAGGCGCTGCGCACGCTGCGCTGCGTGGAGATCATCAACGGCGAGGCACACCCGCCCCCTGGCGGCGGTGGCGGAGGCGCCCCGCCCTCCCAGTCCAGCGGCGAGGGCAGCGGCCCCTCGGAGACCAGCGGCAGCGCGGTCAGCACCCCCTGCCTGAAGGAGCGGCGGCCTCACCGGGGCGTCCACAAGCGCAGCGGCATGTACCTGGAGGACGTGGACGTCCTGACGGGGGGCCAGGCCAGGCGGGCCGGCGAGCAGAGCCGGCGGAGCAGCTTCCGCTCCTACGAGGACCTGGTGGTGCACGTGCCCAAGGACCACAAGCCCGGCACCTTCCCCCGGGCGCTGTCCATCGAGAGCCTGTCGCCCACTGGCGGCGGGCCGGTGAGCTGGCGGGCGGGTGTCCTGGGCGCCGAGCCCCGCTTCCCCCTCGGCGCCAAGGAGCCGCGGCCCGTCACCCAGTGCTGCCCGCGGGGCAGCCGGATCAGTGTGTACGACAACGTGCCCGGCTCCCACCTGTACGCCAGCACGGGCGACCTCATGGACCTGGAGAAGGAGGACCTTTTCCCCCACCTGGACGACGTACTGCAGCACGTCAGCGGCCTGCAGCAGATTGTGGACCACTGGTCCCAAAACGTGCTGCCGGAGGGCGGCGTGGGGGGGGCATCCGGGCTACAGTCCTCCAGCCAGATCACGCTGGACTTCGAGGGGAACTCGGTGCTGGAGGGCCAGACCACGCCCAGCGACGGGGACAAGGACGGGGTGTCCCTCAACGACACGGACTCGACAGAAATGAGGGAGAGGCGGGACTCGGGGGTGGGGGCGTCACTCACCAGGCCCACTCG ACTGCGCTGGCCCAGCTTCAGGATCTCCAATcacctcagccaatcaggggcTTCGCTGCAGatcaccagccaatcagctgcccAGCTCAGCTTGCTGCAGAAGTTCTCTTTGCTGCGCCTCACTGCAATCATGGAAAAGTATTCAATGTCCAACAAGCATGGCTGGACCTG GTCGGTCCCTAAGTTCATGAAGAGGGTGAAGGTGCCGGACTACAAGGACAAGAACGTTTTTGGTGTCCCCCTGATTGTCCACGTCCAGCGGTCTGGTCAGCCACTACCCCTCAGTGTGCAGCAGGCCCTGCGCTACCTGAGGAGCCAATGTCTGGACCAG GTTGGTCTTTTCCGAAAGTCAGGAGTGAAGTCACGCATCCAGACGCTGAGACAGATGAACGAGAACTCACCCGACAACGTTAACTATGAGGACCAGTCAGCCTACGATGTGGCGGATATGGTGAAGCAGTTCTTCAGAGACCTGCCAGAGCCACTGCTCACGAGCAAGCTGGGAGAGACTTTCCTGCACATCTACCAAT ACGTGCCGAAGGACCAGCGCCTGCAGGCGGTGCAGGCTGCCATCATGCTGATGTCTGATGAGAACAGGGAGGTCCTGCAGACGCTGCTGTGCTTCCTGAGTGACGTCACCTCCTCCGTGGAGGAGAACCAGATGACACCTATGAACATTGCCGTCTGCCTGGCGCCCTCGCTCTTCCACCTCAACATTCTGAAGAAGGACAACTTGTCACCCAG GGCCATGCAGAAGAAGTATGCCACAGGGCGACCAGATCAGAAGGACCTGAATGAGAACCTGGCTGCGACCCAAGGGCTGGCTCACATGATCACCGAGTGCAACCGGCTCTTTGAG ATCCCGCACGAGATGGTGACGCAGTCGCGGAACTCGTACGTTGAGGCAGACCTCTCTGCGCCCTCGCTGGAGGAGCTGTGCAAGCAGCTGGAAGAGGAGGACGGCTCCTACCACACCCACGTGGACGGGCTGTTCCAGAACCTGCTGAGAGAGGCCCGAGATAAGTCCAAAGTCTGGGTGTCCTGCCCCAGCGCAGACAACACAGAGGTGTACTACAAGAAG GTGGGGGATGGTAACCCCCTGCGGCGGTGGCGGGTGATGGCGGAGGTGGAGGCCCCGCCCTCGGTGGTGCTGAACCGCGTGCTGCGAGAGCGCCACCTGTGGGACGTGGACCTGCTGCAGTGGAAGGTGATCGAGACGCTGGACAAGCAGACGGAGGTGTACCAGTACGTGCTCAGCCGCATGCCCCCGCACCCCAGCCGCGACTTTGTGGTGCTGAG GTCGTGGAGGACGGACATGCCGAAGGGCACCTGCGCCCTGGTTTCGGTATCGGTGGACCACGAGGACTCCCCGGCCATGGGTGGGGTGCGGGGGATGGTTCTGGAGTCACAGTACCTGCTGGAACCGTGTGGCTCAGGGAAATCCCGGCTCACTCACATATGCAGGATTGACCTAAA aggaaggGCTCCTGAATGGTACAACAAGGCATTCGGGCACCTCTGCGCCGCTGAGGCTGCCCGCATCCGCGACTCCTTCCAACCGCTGGACAGCGACGGGCCGGAGACCAAGATCTGA
- the stard13a gene encoding stAR-related lipid transfer protein 13 isoform X4, with amino-acid sequence MTTRRKSTKLQLRRSISEQLRDSTSKAWDLLWRNVRERRLAEIEAKEACDWLRAAGFPQYAHLYEDSQFPIDISAVKKDHDFLDKDLVEPLCRRLNTLNKCASMKLDVSLPKKKSEDSDEEDLFAISNRWTFEWSSRRWSRLQDIDCFLGGVERQHAGSVGGGLRAAASSESVLTDLSEPEVSSLHSESSGASGHRDSPDSAPGMPDSTSLTLPQVPREIPHYGSLPAKGGRHGRTRAKDFLRRMEVLRSRGKPGHKALVISAPVLQQESEALRTLRCVEIINGEAHPPPGGGGGGAPPSQSSGEGSGPSETSGSAVSTPCLKERRPHRGVHKRSGMYLEDVDVLTGGQARRAGEQSRRSSFRSYEDLVVHVPKDHKPGTFPRALSIESLSPTGGGPVSWRAGVLGAEPRFPLGAKEPRPVTQCCPRGSRISVYDNVPGSHLYASTGDLMDLEKEDLFPHLDDVLQHVSGLQQIVDHWSQNVLPEGGVGGASGLQSSSQITLDFEGNSVLEGQTTPSDGDKDGVSLNDTDSTEMRERRDSGVGASLTRPTRLRWPSFRISNHLSQSGASLQITSQSAAQLSLLQKFSLLRLTAIMEKYSMSNKHGWTWSVPKFMKRVKVPDYKDKNVFGVPLIVHVQRSGQPLPLSVQQALRYLRSQCLDQVGLFRKSGVKSRIQTLRQMNENSPDNVNYEDQSAYDVADMVKQFFRDLPEPLLTSKLGETFLHIYQYVPKDQRLQAVQAAIMLMSDENREVLQTLLCFLSDVTSSVEENQMTPMNIAVCLAPSLFHLNILKKDNLSPRAMQKKYATGRPDQKDLNENLAATQGLAHMITECNRLFEIPHEMVTQSRNSYVEADLSAPSLEELCKQLEEEDGSYHTHVDGLFQNLLREARDKSKVWVSCPSADNTEVYYKKVGDGNPLRRWRVMAEVEAPPSVVLNRVLRERHLWDVDLLQWKVIETLDKQTEVYQYVLSRMPPHPSRDFVVLRSWRTDMPKGTCALVSVSVDHEDSPAMGGVRGMVLESQYLLEPCGSGKSRLTHICRIDLKGRAPEWYNKAFGHLCAAEAARIRDSFQPLDSDGPETKI; translated from the exons GCGGCTCAACACGCTGAACAAGTGCGCCTCTATGAAACTGGACGTGAGCCTTCCCAAAAAGAAG aGTGAAGACTCAGATGAGGAAGACCTGTTTGCAATCAGTAACAGATGGACCTTTGAGTGGAGCAGCCGGCGGTGGTCCCGACTGCAGGACATCGACTGTTTCCTGGGGGGCGTAGAGAGGCAGCACGCAGGCAGCGTCGGTGGGGGGCTGAGAGCGGCGGCCAGCAGCGAGAGCGTGCTGACGGACCTGAGCGAGCCCGAGGTCTCCTCCCTGCACAGCGAGAGCAGCGGGGCCAGCGGGCACCGGGACAGCCCGGACTCCGCCCCCGGCATGCCCGACTCCACCTCCCTCACCCTGCCGCAGGTGCCCAGGGAGATCCCGCACTACGGCTCGCTGCCCGCCAAGGGCGGCCGGCACGGGCGGACGCGCGCCAAGGACTTCCTGCGGCGCATGGAGGTGCTGCGCTCGCGGGGCAAGCCCGGCCACAAGGCGCTGGTCATCAGCGCGCCCGTCCTGCAGCAGGAGTCGGAGGCGCTGCGCACGCTGCGCTGCGTGGAGATCATCAACGGCGAGGCACACCCGCCCCCTGGCGGCGGTGGCGGAGGCGCCCCGCCCTCCCAGTCCAGCGGCGAGGGCAGCGGCCCCTCGGAGACCAGCGGCAGCGCGGTCAGCACCCCCTGCCTGAAGGAGCGGCGGCCTCACCGGGGCGTCCACAAGCGCAGCGGCATGTACCTGGAGGACGTGGACGTCCTGACGGGGGGCCAGGCCAGGCGGGCCGGCGAGCAGAGCCGGCGGAGCAGCTTCCGCTCCTACGAGGACCTGGTGGTGCACGTGCCCAAGGACCACAAGCCCGGCACCTTCCCCCGGGCGCTGTCCATCGAGAGCCTGTCGCCCACTGGCGGCGGGCCGGTGAGCTGGCGGGCGGGTGTCCTGGGCGCCGAGCCCCGCTTCCCCCTCGGCGCCAAGGAGCCGCGGCCCGTCACCCAGTGCTGCCCGCGGGGCAGCCGGATCAGTGTGTACGACAACGTGCCCGGCTCCCACCTGTACGCCAGCACGGGCGACCTCATGGACCTGGAGAAGGAGGACCTTTTCCCCCACCTGGACGACGTACTGCAGCACGTCAGCGGCCTGCAGCAGATTGTGGACCACTGGTCCCAAAACGTGCTGCCGGAGGGCGGCGTGGGGGGGGCATCCGGGCTACAGTCCTCCAGCCAGATCACGCTGGACTTCGAGGGGAACTCGGTGCTGGAGGGCCAGACCACGCCCAGCGACGGGGACAAGGACGGGGTGTCCCTCAACGACACGGACTCGACAGAAATGAGGGAGAGGCGGGACTCGGGGGTGGGGGCGTCACTCACCAGGCCCACTCG ACTGCGCTGGCCCAGCTTCAGGATCTCCAATcacctcagccaatcaggggcTTCGCTGCAGatcaccagccaatcagctgcccAGCTCAGCTTGCTGCAGAAGTTCTCTTTGCTGCGCCTCACTGCAATCATGGAAAAGTATTCAATGTCCAACAAGCATGGCTGGACCTG GTCGGTCCCTAAGTTCATGAAGAGGGTGAAGGTGCCGGACTACAAGGACAAGAACGTTTTTGGTGTCCCCCTGATTGTCCACGTCCAGCGGTCTGGTCAGCCACTACCCCTCAGTGTGCAGCAGGCCCTGCGCTACCTGAGGAGCCAATGTCTGGACCAG GTTGGTCTTTTCCGAAAGTCAGGAGTGAAGTCACGCATCCAGACGCTGAGACAGATGAACGAGAACTCACCCGACAACGTTAACTATGAGGACCAGTCAGCCTACGATGTGGCGGATATGGTGAAGCAGTTCTTCAGAGACCTGCCAGAGCCACTGCTCACGAGCAAGCTGGGAGAGACTTTCCTGCACATCTACCAAT ACGTGCCGAAGGACCAGCGCCTGCAGGCGGTGCAGGCTGCCATCATGCTGATGTCTGATGAGAACAGGGAGGTCCTGCAGACGCTGCTGTGCTTCCTGAGTGACGTCACCTCCTCCGTGGAGGAGAACCAGATGACACCTATGAACATTGCCGTCTGCCTGGCGCCCTCGCTCTTCCACCTCAACATTCTGAAGAAGGACAACTTGTCACCCAG GGCCATGCAGAAGAAGTATGCCACAGGGCGACCAGATCAGAAGGACCTGAATGAGAACCTGGCTGCGACCCAAGGGCTGGCTCACATGATCACCGAGTGCAACCGGCTCTTTGAG ATCCCGCACGAGATGGTGACGCAGTCGCGGAACTCGTACGTTGAGGCAGACCTCTCTGCGCCCTCGCTGGAGGAGCTGTGCAAGCAGCTGGAAGAGGAGGACGGCTCCTACCACACCCACGTGGACGGGCTGTTCCAGAACCTGCTGAGAGAGGCCCGAGATAAGTCCAAAGTCTGGGTGTCCTGCCCCAGCGCAGACAACACAGAGGTGTACTACAAGAAG GTGGGGGATGGTAACCCCCTGCGGCGGTGGCGGGTGATGGCGGAGGTGGAGGCCCCGCCCTCGGTGGTGCTGAACCGCGTGCTGCGAGAGCGCCACCTGTGGGACGTGGACCTGCTGCAGTGGAAGGTGATCGAGACGCTGGACAAGCAGACGGAGGTGTACCAGTACGTGCTCAGCCGCATGCCCCCGCACCCCAGCCGCGACTTTGTGGTGCTGAG GTCGTGGAGGACGGACATGCCGAAGGGCACCTGCGCCCTGGTTTCGGTATCGGTGGACCACGAGGACTCCCCGGCCATGGGTGGGGTGCGGGGGATGGTTCTGGAGTCACAGTACCTGCTGGAACCGTGTGGCTCAGGGAAATCCCGGCTCACTCACATATGCAGGATTGACCTAAA aggaaggGCTCCTGAATGGTACAACAAGGCATTCGGGCACCTCTGCGCCGCTGAGGCTGCCCGCATCCGCGACTCCTTCCAACCGCTGGACAGCGACGGGCCGGAGACCAAGATCTGA